The genomic DNA TGtcttctctatttttgtttacttcCCCTTACCACCTGATCTGTATTTTTCTTCAGGAAAAATAGCGCTGGCGCTTTAGCATCTTCAGTGGATAAAAATGAAGGCGCGATTGCAATAGTAAAATCCAGCTCTGAATTAGTAAAAACCACTCCAGCTGGAGAATACTTAACAGCTGCATTGAATGATTTTGATCCCGAACAATATGAAGGTCTTGCAGCCATTGCTGATGGCGCAAACAAGCTTCTTATGCTGGTACTGCCACCGTGCTAATATTTGATGTGGAGTACCCTTTTAGATTTTTCAGGGATGTAAATAACTGAATCTATTTTACCACAATTTGAAGTTAGAACTACAGTAAATTCTGTTTCATATATATTGCTGTTTGGGATAGGTCTTCAAATATTCATAGGTTTATATGTTAAGAGAATTTATGGGTTTAATTGTTGACTTGCAGGTCTTGGCAGCTGTCATAAAGGCTGGTGCTTCCAGAGAGCATGAAATCCTTGCTGAGATCAGAGATGCTGTCTTTTCATTTATGCGGAAAATGGAACCAAGAAGAGTAATGGATACAATGCTTGTTTCTCGAGTCAGGATATTGTACATAAGGTCCTTACTTGCACGATCACCTGAGCTTCAGTCGATCAAGGTGCATAACCAGATTTAATTAGCTAATTTTCCTTTTAGCTTTCCTGCTGGTGTGTGACTCTAAGTCTCTTCTCCCGGAAAAGATCAATCTCACGTCACCCACTTTTTTTAGGTTGCTCCTGTTGAACGCTTTTTGGAGAAGCCATATACTAGTCGAAGTAGAAGCTCCAGCGGGAGTAGCAGCCCAGGCAGATCACCAGTTCGATATCATGATGAGCAGATTCATGGCTTTAAAGTAAATTTAAAGCTAGACAAGAAAAGTAAGTTGGTATCTGTAGTTTCAAGAATCCGTGGACATGACCAGGTAAGATATCTATGAGTCCCAGAGATCCTTTATTTTAACCTTATAACTGATTATCCAAGATACAAACATACATGCTTCTcttgtttctaatttttcttagGATACTGGGAGGCAGCAGGTAACTGGAGGAAAGCTGAGGGAGATACAAGATGAAGCCAAAAGTTTTGCCATTGGAAACCAACCCTTGGCTGCTTTATTTGTTCACACTCCGGCTGGTGAACTGCAAAGACAGATTAGGTCATGGCTTGTAGAAAGTTTTGAGTTTCTCTCTGTTACAGTAGATGATGTTTCAGGAGGAACCACTGGCCAATTAGAGCTTCTTTCCACAGCAATTATGGATGGCTGGATGGCTGGAGTAGGAGCTGCGGTGCCACCTCACACGGACGCTTTAGGACAGCTTTTATCTGAGTATGCAAAACGAGTCTACACTTCTCAGATGCAGCATTTAAAGGTATATATGCCATGTCAAAGGTGAACttgatgtgtgttttttttttgagttgaaAATTTCAGAATGATTTCAGCAGTAACTGATTTTAAATAAGAAATCTGTTAAGGGATTATGTTGAGATCTCGGTCTTAGTCGCTAGAGAACTTGTTTGCCATGTGAGATCTGATATGGGAGTGTTTGATTAGGATATTGCTGGTACTTTGGCttcagaagaagcagaagatgcTGGTCAAGTCGCGAAGCTTCGATCAGCTCTCGAGTCTGTTgaccacaaaagaagaaaggtaaACCCTGAAAAAGAACCATATGCTGTCATAACGTTAATCTCAGTCTTGATCTCCTAAGAGTTTTTTCAAGTACCGTAATTCCATTTTCGTTCTATATATCAGATTTTGGAACAGATGAGAAGTGATGCAGCTTTGTTTACCTTGGAAGAAGGCAATTCTCCTGTTCAAAATCTTTCTACAGCAGCTGAAGACTCAAGATTAGCCTCCCTCATTTCTCTAGATGCCATACTAAAGCAAGTCAAGGTATCTATAACTCTTATCATTTGAAACCATTACGagtctttctctctatcttagTTATGATTAACtacaagaagaaataaaatcggTTTGCTTCTTGAAGGAAATAACAAGACAAGCCTCAGTCCACGTTTTGagtaaaagcaagaagaaagcATTGCTTGAGTCTCTTGATGTACTTAATGAACGAATGCCTTCTCTCCTTGATGTTGATCATCCATGTGCACAAAGAGAAATTGATACGGCTCACCAGTTGGTCGAGGTAAGTGATGAATACAAGTCGAGAAAAAAAAGATCGATCCAAAAGTCTTGAGAAGTTTGATAACTTGTAACTTGCTGTTTTTATTTATTGGACTGCAGACGATTCGAGAACAGGAGGACATTCTTCAAGACGAAAAGAGACCTCCATTAGAATCAATATCTTCAACAGAAACCGATGTGTCTCAATGGAACGTTTTGCAATTCAACACGGGAGGCTCTTCAGCTCCATTCATCGTAAAATGCGGAGCAAACTCCAACTCGGAGCTCGTAATCAAAGCGGATGCTCGTATTCAAGAACCTAAAGGAGGAGAAATCGTGAGAGTTGTGCCAAGACCTTCGGTTTTAGAAAACATGAGCTTAGAGGAAATGAAACAAGTGTTTGGTCAGTTACCAGAAGCTCTAAGTTCACTGGCCTTAGCTAGAACAGCAGATGGCACACGGGCTCGGTACTCTAGACTATACAGAACTCTAGCCATGAAGGTTCCCTCTCTAAGGGAACTCGTTGGAGAGCTAGAGAAAGGAGGAGTCTTAAAAGATACCAAATCGACGACTTAAAACATGAAAGTATTTAgtattacatatttttcttttttactgtgaggcttttttttttttttttatactttggacttgtttgtattttatattttgtgtctGTATTTTGCGGCCACCAATGGTGATGGTATAGTGTGTAAGAGAGCCGTTTCAGCTCGAATATAGTGAATTCAAGTACCGTCCATGGTCAATGCACCTCATCACACTTGCGCTTATcgaaaaaaatacacaaaacccTAGCCACGCACCTCACAACTCTTCTCGCCCTTAAACCTAAGTTTGAAGCAACGGCGCCGTTTCAATaaaagaatgtaaaaaaaaaaaaaaaaccttattatAAAGATTACTTCGGCGGTTAGCTAATCTGTAATCAGTTTTTGTCTCATAATTGGGTAATTTGATCAAATCGCGAaactttttaacaattttttgcTTAAAGAGAGCATTCAATTGCTTTATCGAATTGTATTGAGAAATTGAGAGTTTGCAGTGTCTCTGTTTGGTTCGAAAGATCAATCattgttttgagtttggttAGAAAAGACCACTTTGTTTTGTGTTGGATTGATTTGAGTGAGTTTTGCATTATGTATTACCTCCATTGACGAAGGAAGGAGCAGAGAAAAATGGCTGCGACTGTTCGTTCTGACCAAACCTGGGATTTTAGCTGGTATGTTCTGTAAATTCTCGTACTTCGCTTCTACTCTCTGGTGATTCGATTTAGCTCTTAGTTACACGTTTCCTCTGTATCTGATTATAGAACAGACGGATTCGATTATAGAAATCTTGGGTCTGATCAATTTGAAGGAATAGACTCAAAAGTTTCGATCTTTACCCCCACATAAACAAGAGTAATAATACGACCTAGTTAGTTTTATTACTCCGCTCAATTAGCTTAATTAAGAGGATTACACTGTTATAGACTTGTTTCTTCATAATGGGGAAGTTTGGGATTTGAATTGATGTAACAGAGCTTTTGCCAATTTTATCTTTGGCAGTAATTTGGATGTGAATTTCGAGTCAGAAGAACATGCTTTGATTGCTTACACATCATTGGCTGTTGATACAGAGGTTTGAATTCTACTCCAATCTATGAATTAATAATCGAAATTTCCAACAAGCTTTTTATCCCATTTCACTCATGTTACTGATGTGTGATCTCATCATTAATGCAGTTGCAGCCTGATAAGGTGAGTAAGAGTTATGTCGGTATCAAACAACAAGCTTTCTGTGTGAGTTTCTTCAAGTCCTCCTTCCATCGCCTTCTTTGATCCTTGAATCGCTTACAAGACTGATTTTTAACTAGACATCTTTCTTTCGGGTCCTATTCGACTTCGCCTACTTCTTTATACTAATTTGGATCTTTTCTCACCGGATAATCTTACAGGCATTTTGAAGCAACAGAGGCAAGGCTTCTTCGCGCTTCCTTCTCTGCGTTTGTAGACGTTCTTACGCTGGCCACAAGAACAATTCAAGAATTTgggcaaaagtaaaaaaaaaaacacaccaatGTGGAACGAGatagtttgattctttctcatttcttaCCGACCGGAGAACTCAACATTTACAATGTGTTAGTCAAAACAGTGGCTGCTTTGAGCACAGATCTTAcgattttttattcaaaatatgtattatttatGTAGTGTAAATTGGATGTGAGAAGTGAAGAAAGATGAACAGAGTTATTCAAAACTGTACACTTTAGCTCCAATATAGTGGATTCAAAAAATGATCACTTTCTATCTTTTTGGCTTGTTGgttcaaagttaaaaaaaaatgatggcCAACAGACTCAACAACAAAACCTCAATAAAACGTTTGAGCAGATGAATCACGACGGTCTAGTTTCCAAACCGGTTCAACTTCACCAAACAGGTAATCTGATAAATTCTCAATGCCTCCTGATGAGTCTTTTGTGCTACATGAGCTTGTTGTGTCTGATGAGCTAAACAGTGACGACAGACTTCCACTCGACGAGTCCACACGCGGCAACAAAGTACTGTCTCTCTGTTTGTTGCCGTGTCTTGTTGACGGAATTGCGGCCaaacttcttctttcctttggtTTCCGACCACCACCGTTCTTGCTCAGCGGTCTCGGAGAATCTCTgccaaagaaagaagaggatcATTAAATAAATGAACAAGATTTGGGTTTTTATGATGATATgtgtcctctctctctttgtatATTCACCTTGCATAAAGAAGCATGTAAGCTCCTTCTAGTAATACAGTCTCTAACTGCACCGGGAAAACCTACGAATTCTCAGAATCAAAAATCAAGTTtcgataaatatatatatatatatatatataatagatttaaATGGTATACTGCTGAGACCTACATTGCTGTCATCAATTTTGAACCAATCTCCATGAAGGGGGGTTTTTATGTAGCAAACATAATGACCTGAAAACGAAGTGCTCATAGCATCCAAATGGACCACCACTGCGTAGAGACTATACACAGGATGCTCCCCGTTCTTTTGGTCACTCATATACGGGCTAATATCGAGAAGCTCGGGAAAATGTATTGGTTTGCTCAGCTTCCCAAAGTTATCAGACTGCATGACCAAAAGAAATCATTCTTCCGAGGAAACCCAATAGTAGTAGACACCATCAAACTAATGAGGATGATGACTCACCTGAAAACGTTTCAGCA from Camelina sativa cultivar DH55 chromosome 2, Cs, whole genome shotgun sequence includes the following:
- the LOC104743681 gene encoding kinesin-like protein KIN-14B isoform X2; this translates as MEGSNQDHGLYARCFEELINLANSDSTSTSQFRFSVSVFELYNEQIRDLLLGCQSNLPKINMGLRESVIELSQEKVDSPSEFLRVLKSAFEKRGKDKPKSNVTHLVVSVHICYSNTITRENVNSKLSLVDLAGSEGLTVEDDNGDHVTDLLHVTNSISALGDVLSSLTSKKDTIPYENSFLTRILADSVGGSSKTLMIVNICPSARNLSEIMSCLNYAARARNTVPSLGNRDTIKKWRDVANDSRKELLEKERETQRLKQEVTGLKQALKEANDQCVLLYNEVQRAWRVSFTLQSDLKSENTMVADKHKIEKEQNSQLRNQIAQLLQFEQKQKLQVQQQDSTIQNLQSKMKDLESQLREALKSDMTRSRDPMESQPRAAENTVDSSAVTKKLEEELKKRDALIERLHEENEKLFDRLTEKSVASSTQVSSPSSKASPTVQPTDVDRKNSAGALASSVDKNEGAIAIVKSSSELVKTTPAGEYLTAALNDFDPEQYEGLAAIADGANKLLMLVLAAVIKAGASREHEILAEIRDAVFSFMRKMEPRRVMDTMLVSRVRILYIRSLLARSPELQSIKVAPVERFLEKPYTSRSRSSSGSSSPGRSPVRYHDEQIHGFKVNLKLDKKSKLVSVVSRIRGHDQDTGRQQVTGGKLREIQDEAKSFAIGNQPLAALFVHTPAGELQRQIRSWLVESFEFLSVTVDDVSGGTTGQLELLSTAIMDGWMAGVGAAVPPHTDALGQLLSEYAKRVYTSQMQHLKDIAGTLASEEAEDAGQVAKLRSALESVDHKRRKILEQMRSDAALFTLEEGNSPVQNLSTAAEDSRLASLISLDAILKQVKEITRQASVHVLSKSKKKALLESLDVLNERMPSLLDVDHPCAQREIDTAHQLVETIREQEDILQDEKRPPLESISSTETDVSQWNVLQFNTGGSSAPFIVKCGANSNSELVIKADARIQEPKGGEIVRVVPRPSVLENMSLEEMKQVFGQLPEALSSLALARTADGTRARYSRLYRTLAMKVPSLRELVGELEKGGVLKDTKSTT